The genome window GCCAGCCTGTTCCGATAGCTGCACAGGGGTCTTTGCCATTGGTAGTGGAAGACACCGTGCCGCTCCAGGTATTGCCGGCCAGGCCGCCGGTGCCCCACCAGGTAGTAGCAGTGGTATTCCCTTTAATGAAATGAGGATTGCCGGCTGACAGTTGCGCCGGATTTTGAAGGGTAAGACTTCCCGTGATGGAGGGACTATTGGGCACCTGGTGCCCGTCGTCCCAACGGCCCCATTGAAAGTAATGGCCAAAGGAAGCAGCATCATTGCCATTAATCGCTACCTGGGGTGAACCAATGTTTTGTTGCAGCCATATTTTACCATCTGCTGCCCGTACGGTAGCATAATTCACCTGCTGGCCTCGATAGGTAAACGTTACACATCCGGTGGAGCCGGGCGCTGTGCCCGGATCTGCACAATTACCGGAAGGCGGTGCATTCAATACCGCAATCGGGAGATTACAGGTAATACTGCCGCCGATGCTTACAGGAATCGTCATATTGCCGGGACTGATGGGTGTGCCCGAAGCAGTAAGCACGATACTGCCGCTGCCCATGGCCAGTGTACCTGCCGGTGCGGTTAACTGAATGCCATTGACTGTACTGCTGGTAAAAGCCAGGTAATTGCCCCCGGGACTGTTGATGTAATTTAGTTTGATGGTAGCAGTGGTGGGTGTGCCTGCCACGAAATTACCGGTTACCGTCGGGTTACTGCAATTGCTGAAATAAAAATAAACCGGGGCAGGTGGAACAGGTCTTTTCCTGGCTGTGGTTTCCACCTCCTCTTTGCCGGAGGTAGTAACTGCTTTTTTACAGCCTGGCGGGATCATTAATACGCTCATCAATCCTATCAACGATACGACTGCTAAACGTACTACCCTTGCGGGGATCGTTGTGTTGGTATTATTACTCATAAAAAAAGGTTTTTAGATTAACTATTCCTGATAGTTAACCATGCTGATAAAAATGGCACAAAGGGATGTCCGGGAATGGTAGAAAGTAGCCCACAGTTTTGAAAGGGCCGGAAGTTGATTGGTTGCGTCTGTAGTATGGGTAAACGGTATATTGGTAAGGAAG of Paraflavitalea devenefica contains these proteins:
- a CDS encoding fibrobacter succinogenes major paralogous domain-containing protein, with translation MSNNTNTTIPARVVRLAVVSLIGLMSVLMIPPGCKKAVTTSGKEEVETTARKRPVPPAPVYFYFSNCSNPTVTGNFVAGTPTTATIKLNYINSPGGNYLAFTSSTVNGIQLTAPAGTLAMGSGSIVLTASGTPISPGNMTIPVSIGGSITCNLPIAVLNAPPSGNCADPGTAPGSTGCVTFTYRGQQVNYATVRAADGKIWLQQNIGSPQVAINGNDAASFGHYFQWGRWDDGHQVPNSPSITGSLTLQNPAQLSAGNPHFIKGNTTATTWWGTGGLAGNTWSGTVSSTTNGKDPCAAIGTGWHLPSAAEWTNVVNAELISDASSAFGSRLKLTESGYRSYENGTLVPNFVGGYYWTSQAANNNVASHLFFDNAYNVFISPMIRGYGVPCRCVKN